A window of the Rhodoferax sp. GW822-FHT02A01 genome harbors these coding sequences:
- a CDS encoding excinuclease ABC subunit A: MSQGTIRIRGARQHNLKNLDLDIRTGELTVVTGPSGSGKSSLVFDTLYAEGQRRYVETFSAYARQFLDRMDKPAVDRVEGVPPAIAIDQTNPVRSSRSTVGTMTELNDHLKLLFSRAGNLFDKQTALPVQHDTPETIYAELMRRAAEAANPRLVLTFPVELPADTSAEEVTQWLSASGFTRVQAEREVNTISGSRKILDVVADRFRIEGAEKARALEAIETALKRGSGRLNVYVLDDAAAAEGATPAPTWRFSTGLHCPQSDLRYTDPIASMFSFNSAVGACEKCRGFGRVVGVDYGLVIPNDKLTLRAGAIKPMQTPAWQECQDDLMRHAEAAGIPRDTPWYKLTAEQQHWVLKGSPNWNGKWNQHWFGVDRFFEYLESKAYKMHIRVLLSKYRSYTPCGTCGGARLKTESLLWRIGTKEQTDAVLPPSKRFMPQGVSWTRAQLEALPGLCLHDMMLMPLDRLRRFFDSLQLQLDASSVSLRGGAEEESSPEARLDTASLSARNASNREAVAGGMAGADLGSPYEAPAIPPATAESAKNRTLATGSEAEAKTLKLLFEEVGTRLKYLCDVGIGYLTLDRQSRTLSGGEVQRINLTTALGTSLVNTLFVLDEPSIGLHPRDMHRIIVAMQRLRDAGNTLVVVEHDPAVMLAADRMIDMGPGPGERGGQIVFDGSTDALRSADTLTGAYLGGRKQVGMGFKRMVAPNTPRLILEGVTEHNLKNIDVEIPLQRLVCVTGVSGSGKSTLIQDVLAPALLRHFGKSTETPGAHARLLGAELLGEVVFVDQSPIGKTARSNPVSYVGAWDAIRELFAIAPLSRERSYTGSKFSFNSGDGRCPTCGGSGFEHIEMQFLSDVYLRCPDCDGKRYRPEILEVTIERKGRALNVADVLDLTVSEAADLFSADRDVIRVLQPIVDVGLEYVKLGQPVPTLSGGEAQRLKLAGFLAEAAKSNTASRQAMARRGSLFMLDEPTTGLHFDDIAKLMRALRKLLDAGHSLLVIEHNLDVIRAADWVIDLGPEGGEGGGEVVGVGTPEDMLLHATSHTGKALREYAAAMGVVHEVREFSAADAYVAAARSPEAGGTPVTSYGKPKSATGAPPASSGLSRSTAHNRASGVAGGRAGDDLGLPYEEPALLPVTPANHVSNQGDHSNAIRIVNAKEHNLKSLSVDIPRGKFSVVTGVSGSGKSTLAFDILFNEGQRRYLESLNAYARSIVQPAGRPEVDAVYGIPPTVAIEQRLSRGGRKSTVGTTTEVWHYLRLLYVKLGTQHCYKDGAAVQPQSADSIAAQLLKTYRGQHIGLLAPLVSGRKGVYTELADWARPRGYTHLRVDGNFLPTTHFPRIDRFKEHNIELPVASLDVNPANETALRKALADALTHGKGVVQVLSDLHGLREAMLAGTPAAGIGTLHAFSTKRACPVCSTSYAELDPRLFSYNSKHGWCPDCVGTGVALTKEQRKVFDDSVKADDNQGREQTFAEADVEDLHDTACPTCQGTRLNATARAVKFAGVGIADVARLSVTDVRKWVETLQQLGGLTQRETDIARDLIPEIKSRLEFMEEVGLGYLTLDRGAPTLSGGEAQRIRLAAQLGSNLQGVCYVLDEPTIGLHARDNKILLGALQQLSDKGNTLVVVEHDEDTIRHADHIIDIGPSAGKRGGRLVAQGSVADVQAVAESQTGRYLLHAIRHPLVDRRYVVSYLDSLTLDASLVALSEVGAGVPGASYGKPKSAPGTPAPASGFVDANGKKLRGKAAKAAAVAATQAAASVAVNAEFAAREKETADYLASNAAAQAAATSAQSAAAFAAAAGAMGAPTVLAAAAPRLGVEADFALAHEAPTSSLGDASSDAKPKQPHEKINWLTVHNATLHNLQNVTAHIPLKRLVAITGVSGSGKSTLARDVLLANVQTAVQKRSTKAGRDALDTGETIDWIGCTAVSGFESVDRVLEVDQTPIGKTPRSCPATYIGFWDTIRKLFADTLEAKARGYAANRFSFNTGEGRCPSCEGQGIRTIGMSFLPDVKVLCETCKGARFNPETLAVTWRGKSIGDVLQMEVDEAVDFFAAMPNISHPLQLLKDVGLGYLTLGQPSPTLSGGEAQRIKLVTELSKVRDDIGKRGNKAPHTLYVLDEPTVGLHMADVEKLIHVLHRLVRSGHSVVVIEHDLDVIAEADWVLDLGPEGGSGGGFVVAAATPEEVVRLGTHTGVALQALLAR, translated from the coding sequence ATGTCCCAGGGCACCATCCGCATCCGCGGCGCACGACAACACAACCTCAAGAACCTCGACCTGGATATACGCACGGGTGAATTGACGGTGGTGACCGGCCCCAGCGGATCAGGCAAATCCAGCCTGGTGTTCGACACGCTGTACGCCGAAGGTCAGCGCCGCTATGTGGAGACCTTCTCCGCCTATGCGCGCCAGTTTCTGGACCGCATGGACAAGCCCGCCGTGGACCGCGTCGAAGGCGTGCCCCCGGCCATTGCCATCGACCAGACCAACCCGGTGCGCTCCAGCCGATCCACGGTCGGCACCATGACCGAGCTCAACGACCACCTCAAGCTGCTGTTTTCACGCGCGGGCAACCTGTTTGACAAGCAGACCGCATTGCCGGTGCAGCACGACACGCCCGAGACCATTTATGCCGAGCTGATGCGCCGCGCAGCCGAGGCGGCCAATCCCAGGCTGGTGCTGACGTTTCCGGTGGAGCTGCCTGCCGACACTTCGGCAGAAGAAGTCACGCAGTGGCTTAGCGCCAGCGGTTTTACCCGCGTGCAGGCCGAGCGTGAGGTAAACACCATCAGCGGCTCGCGCAAGATTCTGGACGTCGTGGCCGACCGCTTCCGTATTGAAGGTGCCGAAAAGGCCCGAGCCCTGGAAGCCATAGAAACCGCCCTCAAACGCGGCAGCGGCCGCCTGAACGTGTATGTGCTGGACGATGCCGCCGCGGCCGAAGGCGCAACGCCCGCACCCACCTGGCGCTTCTCCACCGGCCTGCATTGCCCGCAAAGCGATCTGCGCTACACCGACCCGATTGCCTCCATGTTCTCGTTCAACTCGGCCGTGGGCGCCTGCGAGAAGTGCCGGGGCTTTGGCCGGGTGGTGGGCGTGGACTACGGCTTGGTCATCCCCAACGACAAGCTCACTTTGCGTGCCGGCGCCATCAAGCCGATGCAGACACCCGCCTGGCAAGAGTGCCAGGATGACCTGATGCGCCACGCCGAAGCCGCAGGCATCCCACGCGACACGCCCTGGTACAAGCTCACCGCAGAGCAGCAGCACTGGGTGCTCAAGGGCTCACCCAACTGGAACGGCAAGTGGAACCAGCATTGGTTTGGTGTGGACCGGTTCTTTGAATACCTGGAGTCCAAGGCCTACAAGATGCACATCCGGGTGCTGCTGTCCAAGTACCGCAGCTACACGCCGTGTGGCACCTGTGGCGGCGCGCGCCTCAAGACCGAAAGTCTGCTTTGGCGCATTGGCACCAAGGAGCAGACGGACGCGGTGTTGCCGCCTTCCAAGCGGTTCATGCCGCAAGGTGTGTCCTGGACCCGTGCGCAGCTGGAAGCGCTGCCGGGGCTGTGTTTGCACGACATGATGTTGATGCCGCTGGATCGGTTGCGGCGATTCTTTGATTCGTTGCAGTTGCAGTTGGACGCTTCTTCTGTTTCTTTGCGGGGTGGGGCGGAGGAAGAGTCTTCGCCGGAAGCGCGGTTGGATACTGCGTCGCTGTCGGCGCGCAATGCTTCGAACAGGGAAGCGGTGGCAGGGGGTATGGCGGGCGCCGATTTGGGCTCGCCGTATGAGGCGCCCGCCATACCCCCTGCCACCGCCGAGTCGGCGAAGAACAGGACTCTCGCAACAGGCTCCGAAGCCGAAGCCAAAACACTCAAGCTCCTGTTTGAAGAAGTAGGAACCAGACTGAAATACCTGTGCGACGTAGGCATCGGCTACCTTACCCTGGACCGCCAGAGCCGCACACTCAGCGGCGGCGAGGTGCAGCGGATCAACCTCACCACCGCACTGGGAACTTCGCTGGTCAACACACTGTTCGTGCTGGACGAGCCCAGCATCGGTCTGCACCCGCGTGACATGCACCGCATCATCGTGGCCATGCAGCGCCTGCGCGATGCGGGCAACACGCTGGTGGTGGTGGAGCACGACCCTGCCGTCATGCTCGCTGCCGACCGCATGATCGACATGGGCCCCGGCCCCGGTGAACGTGGCGGGCAGATCGTGTTTGACGGCAGTACCGACGCACTGCGCAGCGCCGACACATTGACCGGCGCCTACCTGGGCGGCCGCAAGCAGGTGGGCATGGGCTTCAAGCGCATGGTGGCGCCCAACACGCCGCGCCTGATCCTGGAAGGCGTGACTGAACACAACCTCAAGAACATCGACGTCGAGATTCCGCTGCAGCGCCTGGTGTGCGTCACCGGCGTCAGCGGCTCGGGCAAGTCCACGTTGATCCAGGACGTGCTGGCACCGGCATTGCTGCGCCACTTCGGCAAGTCCACCGAAACCCCGGGTGCCCATGCGCGGCTGCTGGGCGCCGAGCTGCTGGGTGAAGTGGTGTTCGTGGACCAGTCGCCCATCGGCAAGACGGCGCGTTCCAACCCGGTCAGCTACGTGGGCGCGTGGGACGCCATCCGCGAGCTGTTCGCCATCGCGCCGCTGTCGCGCGAGCGCAGCTACACCGGCTCCAAGTTCAGCTTTAACAGCGGCGATGGCCGTTGCCCCACCTGCGGCGGTTCCGGCTTCGAGCACATCGAGATGCAGTTCCTCAGCGACGTGTATCTGCGCTGCCCAGATTGTGACGGCAAGCGCTACCGCCCCGAGATTCTGGAAGTCACCATCGAACGCAAGGGGCGCGCACTGAACGTGGCCGATGTGCTGGACCTGACGGTGAGCGAGGCTGCCGATCTGTTCAGCGCAGACCGCGACGTGATCCGCGTGCTACAACCCATCGTCGACGTGGGCCTGGAATACGTGAAGCTGGGCCAGCCCGTGCCCACGCTGTCCGGCGGCGAGGCGCAACGCCTCAAGCTCGCAGGTTTTCTGGCCGAGGCCGCCAAGAGCAACACCGCCAGTCGCCAAGCCATGGCGCGGCGCGGTTCGCTGTTCATGCTGGACGAGCCGACCACCGGCCTGCACTTTGACGACATCGCCAAGCTGATGCGCGCCTTGCGCAAGCTGCTGGATGCGGGACATTCGCTGCTGGTGATTGAGCACAACCTGGACGTGATCCGCGCCGCAGATTGGGTCATCGACCTGGGGCCGGAAGGCGGCGAGGGCGGTGGTGAGGTGGTGGGTGTGGGCACGCCGGAAGACATGCTGCTGCACGCCACCTCGCACACCGGCAAGGCGCTGCGGGAATACGCGGCGGCCATGGGGGTGGTGCACGAGGTTCGGGAGTTTTCTGCTGCGGATGCTTATGTGGCAGCTGCTCGCTCTCCGGAGGCCGGGGGTACGCCGGTCACCTCATACGGCAAGCCCAAATCGGCGACCGGCGCACCCCCTGCCTCCTCCGGGTTGTCGCGATCGACTGCACACAATCGCGCTTCCGGCGTGGCAGGGGGCAGGGCGGGTGACGATTTGGGCTTGCCGTATGAGGAGCCCGCCCTGCTCCCTGTCACGCCCGCCAACCATGTGAGCAATCAAGGCGACCACTCCAATGCCATCCGCATCGTCAACGCCAAGGAACACAACCTCAAGTCCCTGAGCGTCGACATCCCGCGTGGCAAGTTCAGCGTGGTCACCGGTGTCTCGGGCTCGGGCAAATCCACACTCGCGTTCGACATACTCTTCAACGAAGGCCAGCGCCGCTACCTCGAATCCCTCAACGCCTACGCGCGCTCCATCGTGCAGCCGGCTGGGCGTCCTGAAGTGGACGCGGTGTACGGCATCCCGCCCACCGTCGCCATTGAGCAGCGCCTCAGCCGCGGCGGCCGCAAGTCCACCGTGGGCACCACCACCGAAGTCTGGCACTACCTGCGCCTGCTCTACGTCAAGCTGGGTACCCAGCATTGCTACAAGGACGGTGCCGCGGTGCAGCCACAGTCGGCGGACAGCATTGCCGCGCAACTGCTCAAGACCTACCGTGGTCAGCACATCGGCCTGTTGGCGCCACTGGTGTCGGGCCGCAAGGGCGTATACACCGAGCTGGCCGATTGGGCGCGGCCACGTGGCTATACGCACCTGCGGGTGGACGGCAACTTTCTGCCAACCACCCACTTCCCGCGCATCGACCGCTTCAAGGAACACAACATCGAACTGCCCGTGGCCAGTCTGGATGTGAACCCCGCCAACGAGACGGCGCTGCGCAAGGCGCTGGCCGATGCGCTCACGCATGGCAAGGGCGTGGTGCAGGTGCTCAGCGACCTGCACGGTCTGCGTGAGGCCATGCTGGCGGGTACGCCGGCTGCCGGCATAGGCACCTTGCATGCGTTCTCCACCAAGCGCGCCTGCCCGGTATGCTCCACGTCCTACGCGGAGCTGGACCCGCGTCTGTTCAGCTACAACAGCAAGCACGGCTGGTGCCCCGACTGCGTGGGCACCGGCGTTGCGCTCACCAAGGAGCAGCGCAAGGTGTTCGACGATTCGGTCAAGGCCGATGACAACCAGGGCCGCGAGCAGACTTTTGCCGAAGCCGATGTGGAAGACCTGCACGACACCGCCTGCCCCACCTGCCAGGGCACGCGCCTGAACGCCACCGCCCGCGCGGTGAAGTTCGCCGGCGTCGGAATTGCCGATGTGGCCCGCCTGTCGGTCACCGATGTGCGCAAATGGGTGGAGACATTGCAGCAACTGGGCGGCCTGACCCAGCGCGAGACCGACATCGCGCGCGACCTGATCCCCGAAATCAAGAGCCGCCTGGAGTTCATGGAAGAAGTGGGCCTGGGCTATCTGACGCTGGACCGCGGCGCGCCCACACTCAGCGGCGGTGAGGCGCAGCGTATCCGTCTGGCGGCGCAACTGGGCAGCAACTTGCAGGGCGTGTGCTACGTGCTCGACGAGCCCACCATCGGTCTACATGCGCGTGACAACAAGATCCTGCTGGGCGCATTGCAGCAGCTCAGCGACAAGGGCAACACCCTGGTGGTGGTGGAGCACGACGAAGACACCATCCGCCATGCTGACCACATCATCGACATCGGACCCAGCGCAGGCAAACGCGGTGGTCGGTTGGTGGCGCAGGGGTCGGTTGCGGATGTGCAGGCTGTGGCGGAGTCTCAGACGGGGCGGTATCTGTTGCATGCGATTCGGCATCCCTTGGTGGATAGGCGCTACGTGGTTTCTTATCTGGACTCGTTGACGTTGGATGCCTCTCTTGTGGCGCTCTCGGAGGTGGGAGCCGGTGTGCCGGGCGCCTCATACGGCAAGCCCAAATCGGCGCCCGGCACACCGGCTCCCGCCTCCGGGTTCGTGGACGCTAACGGGAAGAAGTTGCGGGGTAAAGCCGCCAAGGCTGCTGCCGTCGCTGCCACGCAAGCTGCGGCGAGTGTGGCGGTGAATGCAGAGTTTGCCGCCCGTGAAAAGGAAACGGCGGATTACTTGGCAAGCAACGCTGCCGCACAAGCAGCAGCAACGTCCGCCCAAAGCGCTGCAGCATTTGCTGCAGCCGCTGGAGCCATGGGTGCGCCAACAGTCTTAGCCGCAGCAGCGCCAAGGCTGGGGGTGGAAGCCGATTTTGCGCTCGCGCATGAGGCGCCCACCTCCAGCCTTGGCGATGCGAGCTCAGATGCAAAACCAAAACAGCCACACGAAAAAATCAACTGGCTAACCGTCCACAACGCCACCCTGCACAACCTGCAGAACGTCACCGCCCACATCCCGCTCAAACGCCTAGTCGCCATCACCGGCGTCAGCGGCTCCGGCAAGTCCACACTCGCCCGGGACGTGCTGCTCGCCAACGTGCAGACGGCAGTGCAAAAGCGCAGCACCAAAGCCGGCCGCGACGCACTGGACACCGGCGAAACAATCGACTGGATCGGCTGCACGGCAGTGTCCGGTTTTGAGTCCGTAGACCGCGTGCTCGAAGTCGACCAGACCCCCATCGGCAAGACACCGCGCAGCTGCCCCGCCACCTACATCGGCTTCTGGGACACCATCCGCAAACTCTTTGCCGACACACTGGAAGCCAAGGCCCGCGGCTACGCGGCCAACCGCTTCAGCTTCAACACCGGCGAAGGCCGCTGCCCCAGCTGCGAGGGCCAAGGCATACGCACCATCGGCATGAGCTTCCTGCCCGATGTGAAAGTGCTGTGCGAAACCTGCAAGGGCGCGCGCTTCAACCCCGAGACGCTGGCCGTCACCTGGCGCGGCAAAAGCATTGGCGACGTGCTGCAGATGGAAGTGGACGAGGCGGTGGACTTCTTTGCCGCCATGCCCAACATCAGCCATCCGCTGCAATTGCTGAAAGACGTGGGCCTGGGCTACCTCACGCTCGGCCAACCCTCACCCACGCTCAGCGGCGGCGAGGCGCAGCGCATCAAGCTGGTGACCGAACTCAGCAAGGTGCGGGACGACATTGGCAAGCGCGGCAACAAGGCGCCGCATACGCTGTATGTGCTGGACGAGCCCACTGTCGGCCTGCACATGGCCGACGTGGAAAAGCTCATCCACGTGCTGCACCGGCTGGTGCGCTCGGGCCACAGCGTGGTGGTCATCGAGCACGACCTGGACGTGATCGCCGAGGCCGACTGGGTGCTGGACCTGGGCCCCGAAGGCGGCAGCGGCGGCGGCTTTGTGGTGGCGGCTGCCACGCCGGAGGAAGTGGTGCGCCTGGGCACCCACACTGGAGTGGCCTTGCAGGCACTGCTGGCGCGTTGA
- a CDS encoding thioesterase domain-containing protein, translated as MVNGKGQFNLIGYSYGSLLAAQTANCYANKGHTIDHLVLIGSPIDGDFLTKLRNHPSIAHVVVINLTAEGDDIYAGMPQATFANPMFIEKLASDMLSGKGEGHFYYGHAVPVLDTRLKELAKYIYSKGLR; from the coding sequence ATGGTCAATGGAAAAGGGCAATTCAACCTAATCGGTTATTCCTACGGGTCTTTGCTTGCAGCACAAACAGCAAATTGCTATGCAAACAAAGGGCATACGATTGATCATTTGGTCCTAATTGGTTCGCCAATCGATGGGGATTTTTTAACAAAGCTCAGAAATCATCCGAGTATTGCCCATGTCGTTGTTATCAACCTAACAGCAGAAGGGGACGACATTTATGCTGGTATGCCACAGGCAACATTTGCAAACCCGATGTTCATAGAGAAGTTGGCATCGGACATGTTGAGTGGAAAAGGGGAGGGCCACTTTTACTATGGGCATGCTGTGCCTGTACTGGACACACGTTTAAAAGAGCTGGCGAAATATATTTACTCCAAGGGGTTGAGGTGA
- a CDS encoding DUF6402 family protein: protein MRYYFPESPNLRWFRQKGDCRKVTQAAAVDISKDAPLSKQERQVAAAQQRRAEQAAAPRPGDGLLRFMDQMDAVHRWWNAPPASKQAAEAKSATTTGAKTNQKPIDKFDLQDVADTLDRLGFTLAATLLRKWFTSRAFRAQWKDSLSGTVPDYPADMVDITTLKHSELVQLQYIKNAFDRITAPEFLRSQPVQDALLKVLRRIPQGVSGVIVSSQYGEDAMLAMHRKYAFTSVTVGRRFPGYYSDIRTEDLFRSRDTADDVELAIGEFRWFLALERVSIYPNRTTRLMQVKSVAVYAMASYGFETPEGGTAYRGHWNKKYVSLVTNGDWVDAPVYIGNDVYARNAVLMAHHRYAISAVAREAQQGRRHAAVHQAAASLDADVGIYGAAGTHSYGYAVLGWSWIGWSVHTTDTSSPAKRWHLQCLRWSNKYRYCGYWFAWYFCRCISCCFTLAV from the coding sequence ATGCGCTACTACTTTCCCGAGTCTCCCAATCTCCGTTGGTTTCGCCAAAAAGGCGATTGCCGCAAAGTAACCCAAGCCGCAGCCGTTGATATCAGTAAAGACGCGCCCCTCTCCAAACAAGAGAGGCAAGTGGCCGCAGCCCAGCAAAGGCGTGCAGAACAAGCCGCCGCCCCACGTCCTGGCGATGGCCTATTGCGCTTCATGGACCAAATGGACGCAGTACACAGGTGGTGGAATGCACCCCCTGCATCCAAGCAAGCCGCTGAGGCCAAATCGGCAACTACCACTGGCGCAAAGACCAATCAGAAACCCATAGACAAGTTTGACTTGCAAGACGTCGCGGACACACTGGACCGTTTGGGCTTCACGCTGGCGGCAACCTTGCTGCGCAAATGGTTCACCAGCCGCGCCTTTCGTGCCCAGTGGAAAGACTCCTTGAGCGGAACCGTGCCGGACTATCCGGCTGACATGGTGGATATCACCACACTTAAACATTCCGAACTGGTCCAGCTCCAATACATCAAAAATGCCTTTGACCGCATCACTGCGCCCGAGTTCCTGCGCAGCCAACCGGTTCAGGACGCATTGCTCAAAGTGCTCAGAAGAATCCCGCAAGGCGTGTCGGGTGTCATTGTCAGTAGCCAGTATGGTGAAGACGCCATGCTGGCTATGCACCGCAAATATGCGTTTACCTCTGTCACGGTAGGAAGGCGCTTTCCGGGCTACTACAGTGACATCCGCACGGAAGATTTGTTCAGATCACGCGACACCGCCGACGATGTGGAACTGGCGATTGGTGAGTTTCGTTGGTTTCTGGCGCTAGAGCGCGTGAGCATCTACCCCAACCGCACGACCCGCCTCATGCAGGTGAAGTCCGTTGCCGTCTATGCCATGGCGTCCTATGGATTTGAAACTCCAGAGGGTGGCACAGCATACAGAGGCCACTGGAACAAGAAGTATGTGTCACTGGTGACCAACGGCGATTGGGTGGACGCCCCCGTGTACATCGGCAATGATGTGTACGCAAGGAATGCGGTGCTGATGGCCCATCACCGATATGCTATTTCAGCAGTGGCGAGAGAAGCACAACAAGGGCGGCGACATGCTGCTGTTCACCAAGCCGCTGCATCCTTGGATGCAGATGTTGGAATTTACGGTGCCGCTGGAACCCACTCCTACGGGTACGCTGTTTTGGGGTGGAGCTGGATTGGATGGTCCGTACATACCACTGACACTTCAAGCCCTGCAAAGCGTTGGCATCTCCAATGTCTACGTTGGTCAAACAAATACCGCTACTGCGGCTATTGGTTTGCCTGGTACTTTTGTCGATGCATTTCGTGCTGCTTTACCCTTGCGGTATGA
- a CDS encoding MFS transporter yields the protein MATTVARPMSAEEKKVIFASSLGTVFEWYDFYLYGSLAAIIAKQFFSGLDEGSAFIFALLAFAAGFIVRPFGALVFGRLGDMIGRKYTFLVTILIMGLSTFIVGILPSYASIGAAAPVILIGLRLLQGLALGGEYGGAATYVAEHAPNGKRGAYTSWIQTTATLGLFLSLIVILVTRTSIGEAAFADWGWRVPFVVSILLLGVSVYIRLSMNESPAFAKMKAEGKTSKAPLSESFGQWKNLKIVILALVGLTAGQAVVWYTGQFYALFFLTQSLKVDGATANIMIAVSLIIGTPFFIVFGALSDKIGRKPIILAGCLLAVVTYFPVFKALTKAANPDLAVAQAAAKVTVIADPAECSFQFNPTGTKKFTSSCDIAKQRLAGASVSYDNVAAPAGTPAVIKVGELEVKVKYTPEDVAAAKAKADAKLAELQAVQPPDAKAIEAATKAAAELGNEKNAGATLLSANLGAALKAEGYPAKADMAKFDKVTVALLLTYLVILVTMVYGPIAAMLVEMFPTRIRYTSMSLPYHIGNGWFGGLLPTTAFAIVAQTGNMYNGLWYPIIIAGATVLIGGIFIKETKDVDIYAND from the coding sequence ATGGCGACAACAGTGGCACGGCCCATGTCAGCAGAGGAAAAGAAGGTCATCTTCGCCTCCTCGCTGGGCACGGTTTTTGAGTGGTACGACTTTTATCTATACGGTTCGCTGGCAGCCATCATTGCCAAGCAATTCTTCAGCGGACTCGATGAAGGCTCGGCCTTCATCTTTGCCTTGCTGGCGTTTGCCGCGGGCTTCATCGTGCGACCGTTCGGCGCACTGGTGTTTGGCCGTCTGGGCGACATGATCGGCCGCAAGTACACCTTCCTGGTGACCATCCTCATCATGGGCTTGTCCACGTTTATCGTGGGTATCCTGCCCAGCTATGCGTCCATCGGCGCGGCAGCTCCCGTCATCTTGATCGGCTTGCGTCTGTTGCAAGGTCTGGCATTGGGTGGTGAGTATGGCGGTGCCGCTACCTATGTGGCAGAACATGCGCCCAACGGCAAGCGTGGTGCCTACACCTCGTGGATCCAGACCACAGCGACCCTGGGCCTGTTCCTGTCGTTGATCGTGATCCTGGTCACCCGTACCAGCATTGGAGAAGCAGCCTTTGCCGACTGGGGCTGGCGTGTTCCCTTTGTGGTCTCCATCTTGCTCCTGGGCGTTTCGGTGTACATCCGCCTGTCCATGAACGAGTCGCCCGCCTTCGCCAAAATGAAGGCCGAAGGCAAGACCTCCAAGGCACCGTTGTCAGAGTCCTTCGGTCAGTGGAAGAACCTCAAGATCGTGATCCTGGCACTGGTCGGTCTGACCGCCGGCCAAGCCGTGGTGTGGTACACGGGCCAGTTCTATGCGCTGTTTTTCCTGACCCAGTCGCTCAAGGTGGATGGGGCTACGGCCAACATCATGATTGCGGTTTCGCTCATCATCGGCACGCCGTTCTTCATTGTGTTCGGTGCACTGTCTGACAAGATTGGACGCAAGCCCATCATCCTGGCGGGCTGTCTGCTGGCTGTGGTGACCTACTTCCCTGTGTTCAAGGCGCTGACCAAGGCCGCCAACCCCGATCTGGCCGTCGCCCAGGCCGCTGCCAAGGTGACGGTGATTGCCGACCCGGCAGAGTGCTCCTTCCAGTTCAACCCCACGGGCACCAAGAAGTTCACTTCCAGTTGCGACATCGCCAAGCAACGCTTGGCTGGCGCTTCGGTGAGCTATGACAACGTGGCAGCACCTGCGGGCACGCCGGCAGTCATCAAGGTGGGTGAGCTTGAGGTGAAGGTCAAGTACACACCGGAGGACGTCGCAGCTGCCAAGGCCAAGGCCGACGCCAAGCTGGCTGAGCTGCAGGCTGTGCAACCACCTGACGCCAAGGCCATTGAAGCCGCCACCAAGGCCGCAGCGGAACTGGGTAACGAGAAGAACGCCGGTGCCACCTTGCTGAGCGCCAACCTGGGTGCGGCACTGAAGGCTGAAGGCTACCCCGCCAAGGCCGACATGGCCAAGTTTGACAAGGTCACAGTAGCCCTGCTGCTGACCTACCTGGTCATTCTGGTGACCATGGTGTACGGCCCCATTGCTGCCATGCTGGTGGAAATGTTCCCCACGCGCATCCGCTACACGTCCATGAGCCTGCCGTACCACATCGGCAATGGCTGGTTCGGCGGCCTGCTGCCCACCACGGCGTTTGCCATCGTGGCCCAGACCGGCAATATGTACAACGGCCTCTGGTACCCCATCATCATCGCGGGTGCTACCGTGCTCATTGGCGGCATCTTCATCAAGGAAACCAAGGACGTGGATATCTACGCCAACGACTGA
- a CDS encoding DUF485 domain-containing protein: MSDPVVDKIQKNPKYQELRRKRSGFGWTLTLLMMVVYYGYIALIAFNKPFLAQPIGAGVTTLGIPIGMGVIVFTVLITAIYVRRANSEFDALTAEILKDASK, from the coding sequence ATGAGTGATCCGGTGGTCGACAAAATTCAAAAGAATCCGAAGTACCAAGAGCTTCGACGCAAACGTTCCGGCTTCGGCTGGACACTCACCTTGCTGATGATGGTGGTGTACTACGGCTACATCGCGCTGATCGCGTTCAACAAGCCCTTCCTGGCACAACCCATTGGCGCTGGTGTCACCACCCTGGGCATCCCGATTGGCATGGGCGTGATTGTGTTCACGGTCTTGATTACCGCCATCTACGTACGCCGTGCGAACAGCGAGTTCGACGCACTGACCGCAGAAATTCTGAAAGACGCATCCAAATGA